In Pedobacter sp. WC2423, the following are encoded in one genomic region:
- a CDS encoding AAA domain-containing protein encodes MEYFKKLLDLLKTEREEDQNAYLKLTESSSVADRRANGLTWYPVAIRGSEMSRGDYLTVEMERTSHLDISHQLRFGASVVLFSNHDPKVDRVEGVVSHQSGQKIKVTLRTDELPDWCRDGKLGLDVLFDNNSYDEMQNALKAAGSPFEKEQDGRLVRILTGELSPSFNNQLPLYRIPSLNEVQQTAVDQILRATDLAIVHGPPGTGKTTTLVQAIKALIKQDHQQILVVAPSNTAVDLLSEKLADEGLNVLRVGNPARVSERLTALTLDSKMSEHSSMKEMKNLKKQANEYKNLAHKYKRNFGKAEQEQRKALFSEAHKIMKEVGNTEQYIIDDLVTKAQVITATLVGSNHYTVRNRHFHTVVIDEAGQALEPACWIPVLKAEKVIFAGDHCQLSPTVKSDVAAKNGLSTTLLEKCVSLHPEAVVLLEEQYRMNEQIMGYSSRVFYEDKMKAHVSVATRVLMDGEAPVEFVDTAGCGFEEKLEGTSTTNSEEGVFLMKHLTQLVNKVKDSGVALAGFPSIAVISPYKQQVYLLKELLLNTPELMVYADKIAVNTIDSFQGQERDIVYIGLTRSNSEGVIGFLADVRRMNVAITRAKKKLVVIGDSATLSRSEFYNGFIGYVEGFGGYKSAWEFVEG; translated from the coding sequence ATGGAATATTTCAAAAAACTGCTCGATTTACTCAAAACTGAACGTGAAGAAGATCAAAATGCTTATCTGAAATTAACGGAATCTTCTTCTGTAGCGGATCGCCGGGCAAACGGTTTAACATGGTACCCGGTTGCGATCAGGGGTTCTGAGATGAGCCGTGGTGATTATCTGACGGTAGAGATGGAACGGACTTCTCATCTTGATATCAGTCATCAGCTTAGGTTTGGAGCATCGGTAGTGTTGTTTTCTAATCATGATCCAAAGGTTGACCGGGTAGAGGGGGTGGTTTCTCATCAGTCTGGTCAGAAAATAAAAGTCACTTTACGTACGGATGAATTGCCTGATTGGTGCCGTGATGGTAAGCTGGGGCTTGATGTACTTTTTGATAACAATAGTTATGATGAAATGCAAAATGCGCTTAAGGCGGCTGGTTCTCCTTTTGAGAAGGAGCAGGATGGACGACTGGTCAGGATTTTGACGGGTGAGTTGTCTCCTTCGTTCAATAATCAGCTTCCTTTGTATCGTATTCCTTCCTTAAATGAAGTTCAGCAGACTGCGGTTGATCAGATTTTGCGTGCAACTGACCTGGCAATTGTTCACGGGCCTCCTGGAACGGGTAAAACAACTACGCTTGTTCAGGCGATAAAGGCATTGATTAAGCAGGATCATCAGCAGATTTTAGTCGTTGCTCCAAGTAATACCGCAGTCGATTTATTGAGTGAGAAACTGGCTGATGAAGGGCTGAATGTATTGCGTGTAGGAAATCCGGCAAGGGTTTCGGAGCGGCTGACGGCTTTAACGCTGGATAGTAAAATGTCTGAGCATAGCAGCATGAAGGAAATGAAAAACCTGAAGAAGCAGGCTAATGAGTATAAGAATCTTGCGCATAAGTATAAGCGGAATTTTGGTAAGGCGGAGCAGGAACAGCGGAAGGCTTTGTTTAGTGAGGCGCATAAGATTATGAAAGAGGTGGGCAATACCGAGCAATATATTATTGATGATCTGGTAACAAAGGCCCAGGTGATTACGGCAACTTTAGTGGGGTCTAATCATTATACGGTCAGAAATCGTCATTTTCATACCGTAGTTATTGATGAGGCTGGACAGGCGCTTGAACCTGCTTGCTGGATACCTGTTCTGAAGGCTGAAAAGGTGATTTTTGCGGGAGATCATTGCCAGTTGTCGCCTACGGTAAAGTCTGATGTGGCTGCGAAAAATGGGTTGAGCACTACTTTATTAGAGAAGTGCGTGAGTTTACATCCTGAAGCGGTAGTGCTGTTAGAGGAGCAGTACCGGATGAATGAACAGATCATGGGGTATTCTTCCAGGGTTTTTTATGAGGATAAGATGAAGGCTCATGTTTCTGTAGCTACGCGGGTTTTAATGGATGGGGAAGCGCCCGTTGAATTTGTAGATACGGCGGGTTGTGGTTTTGAGGAGAAGCTGGAGGGAACGAGTACGACGAATTCTGAGGAAGGAGTGTTTTTGATGAAGCATTTGACGCAGCTGGTAAATAAGGTGAAGGATAGTGGAGTGGCGCTGGCCGGTTTTCCGTCTATTGCTGTGATTTCACCTTATAAGCAGCAGGTGTATTTATTAAAGGAGCTTTTACTGAATACACCGGAGCTAATGGTTTATGCGGATAAGATAGCTGTGAATACGATTGATAGTTTTCAGGGGCAGGAAAGGGATATAGTATATATAGGGTTAACAAGGAGTAATAGTGAAGGGGTAATCGGGTTTTTGGCTGACGTAAGAAGGATGAATGTTGCGATAACCAGGGCAAAGAAGAAGTTAGTCGTGATCGGGGACAGTGCGACGCTCTCCAGGTCGGAGTTTTATAATGGATTTATCGGGTATGTGGAAGGGTTTGGAGGATATAAGAGTGCGTGGGAGTTTGTGGAGGGGTAA
- the cysM gene encoding cysteine synthase CysM → MGTLIDCIGNTPLVEITKLNPNPAVRIFAKLEGNNPGGSVKDRAALNMIRSAMERGEVTKDTKLVEATSGNTGIALAMIASIYGLDIELVMPSNSTRERTLTMEAFGAKVTLLESIEKCRDYAEEKGVTPGYFLLNQFANPDNYLAHYKTTGPEIWKDTEHQITHFVSSMGTTGSIMGNSMYLKEKNPEIQIIGCQPTEESSIPGIRRWPKEYLPEIFDASRVDRVMDVSQDEASEYTRQMAKAEGIFAGMSSGGALACALRLASELTSGVIVFIACDRGDRYLSSDLFLSK, encoded by the coding sequence ATGGGAACGTTAATAGATTGCATAGGAAATACGCCTTTAGTAGAAATTACAAAGCTAAACCCGAATCCGGCAGTCCGGATTTTCGCGAAACTGGAAGGAAATAATCCTGGCGGAAGTGTAAAAGACAGAGCTGCTTTAAATATGATCCGTAGTGCGATGGAACGCGGTGAAGTCACGAAAGATACAAAATTAGTGGAAGCGACCAGTGGGAATACAGGTATTGCACTGGCCATGATCGCTTCTATTTATGGGCTGGATATTGAATTGGTGATGCCTTCGAACTCGACCAGGGAACGTACCCTGACTATGGAAGCTTTCGGCGCAAAAGTTACTTTGCTGGAATCCATTGAAAAGTGCAGGGATTATGCGGAGGAAAAGGGTGTTACACCAGGTTATTTCCTGTTAAATCAATTTGCAAATCCTGATAATTATCTGGCACATTATAAAACAACAGGCCCCGAGATATGGAAGGATACTGAACACCAGATTACGCATTTTGTAAGTTCTATGGGAACTACAGGTAGTATAATGGGGAATTCTATGTATTTAAAGGAGAAGAATCCGGAAATTCAGATTATAGGCTGTCAGCCAACCGAGGAGTCTTCCATCCCTGGTATCAGAAGATGGCCAAAGGAATATCTGCCTGAAATATTTGATGCGTCAAGGGTAGACAGGGTAATGGATGTTTCGCAGGATGAGGCTTCGGAGTATACCCGGCAAATGGCGAAAGCGGAAGGTATCTTTGCTGGAATGAGCAGCGGTGGTGCTTTGGCCTGTGCACTTAGACTGGCTTCGGAGCTAACTTCAGGAGTGATCGTTTTTATCGCCTGCGACAGGGGAGACCGCTACCTGAGCAGCGATTTGTTTTTAAGCAAATAA
- the epsC gene encoding serine O-acetyltransferase EpsC: protein MNEEFYLHVYNRQSQIEAIPSNLEIAEWAVSLLNLVYPERLTNPAYTLEEIKGYFSHSEQELLHILQKTKACTACNHHIIAETFYNELPELFRQMNTDVTATLSGDPAARSEFEIIRTYPGFLAISIYRIAHKLLKMGIPLIPRVLTEYAHSATGIDIHPGAEIGEYLFIDHGTGLVIGETTKIGNHVKLYQNVTLGALSVEKFMANTKRHPTIGDHVIIYSGATILGGDTVIGAHSVIGGNVWLTKSVPPNSTVYHQSAMKVIETKSKI, encoded by the coding sequence ATGAACGAAGAATTTTATCTTCATGTCTATAACAGACAAAGCCAGATTGAAGCTATACCATCCAACCTTGAAATCGCAGAATGGGCTGTAAGTCTGTTAAATTTAGTTTATCCGGAACGATTAACCAATCCTGCATATACTTTAGAAGAAATTAAGGGTTATTTTAGTCATTCTGAGCAAGAGCTACTTCATATTTTACAGAAAACAAAGGCCTGTACAGCCTGCAATCACCATATCATTGCGGAGACATTTTATAACGAGCTTCCGGAGTTATTCCGTCAGATGAATACAGATGTTACAGCCACGCTGAGTGGTGACCCGGCTGCACGAAGTGAATTTGAAATTATCAGAACTTATCCTGGTTTTCTTGCGATATCAATTTATAGAATTGCACATAAGTTATTGAAAATGGGTATCCCGCTAATTCCAAGGGTACTGACTGAATATGCACATTCGGCAACGGGTATTGATATTCACCCGGGAGCTGAAATCGGAGAATATTTATTTATAGATCATGGTACTGGTTTGGTGATCGGGGAAACAACGAAAATTGGTAACCATGTGAAATTATACCAGAATGTTACACTTGGGGCACTCAGCGTGGAGAAGTTCATGGCGAATACTAAAAGACATCCTACAATCGGGGATCATGTGATTATTTATTCGGGTGCAACCATTCTGGGCGGGGATACGGTAATTGGAGCGCATAGTGTGATCGGAGGAAATGTATGGCTCACTAAGAGTGTGCCGCCAAATTCAACGGTATATCATCAGTCGGCCATGAAAGTGATAGAAACAAAAAGCAAAATTTAA
- a CDS encoding NADP-dependent malic enzyme, with protein sequence MNKATNRKQDALAYHADGRPGKIEVVPSKPTNSQRDLALAYSPGVAEPCMEIYRNPEDVYKYTAKGNLVAVISNGTAVLGLGNIGPAASKPVMEGKGLLFKIFADIDVFDLEINATTADEFVNVVKALEPTFGGVNLEDIAAPMCFEIERRLKEEMNIPVMHDDQHGTAIITSAALLNACELQNKKIEKIKLVVSGAGAAAVSCIKLYLKLGVKKENMLVFDKDGIVNADRTDLDPMRMEFATPRKDISTLAEAMKGADVFLGLSAANVVSVDMVQSMAKNPIVFALANPDPEIAYDLAINSRKDIIMATGRSDFPNQVNNVLGFPYIFRGALDVRATSINEEMKLAAVRAIAELTKLPVPEIVHLAYKAKNLKFGKDYIIPKPIDSRLIGIVSTAVAKAAMESGVARKHITDWNAYQEELQVRLGADDKILRNLASKAKSAPKRVVFAEADNYKILKAAQIVKDEGIATPILLGNVAKIQKIILEHGIEFGEVEIIDPWQGTEESDQFADHLFQRRQRRGITLYEAKKLVRDRNYYGASMVEFGQADALISGLTKNYKSTLKPALQVIGTKPGVKKIAGMYMMLTKKGPVFLGDTTVNPDPTAQDMVDITGMINETIKEFNVTPRIALLSYSNFGSNTGPVPDKMRIATAMLKEKYPDMIVDGEMQANFAMNAELLQSNYPFSSLKGIPANTLIFPNLESGNVAYKLLQELGNVEAVGPILLGLNKPVHVLQMDSSVREIVNMITIAVVDAQ encoded by the coding sequence ATGAACAAAGCAACAAACCGTAAACAGGACGCATTAGCTTATCACGCTGATGGCCGGCCAGGTAAGATTGAAGTCGTACCTTCCAAGCCAACAAATTCACAACGAGATTTAGCACTTGCCTATTCACCTGGAGTAGCGGAACCCTGTATGGAAATATACAGAAACCCTGAAGACGTATATAAGTATACAGCTAAAGGTAATTTAGTAGCGGTAATCAGCAATGGAACGGCAGTATTAGGTTTAGGAAATATCGGCCCGGCAGCGAGTAAACCAGTAATGGAAGGTAAAGGATTGTTATTTAAAATCTTTGCTGACATCGATGTTTTCGATTTAGAGATCAATGCGACTACTGCTGATGAATTTGTAAATGTAGTTAAAGCCCTGGAACCAACTTTTGGAGGGGTAAATCTGGAAGATATTGCAGCGCCGATGTGTTTTGAAATCGAGCGGCGCTTAAAAGAAGAAATGAATATCCCGGTCATGCACGATGATCAGCATGGAACAGCAATTATTACCAGTGCGGCTTTATTGAATGCCTGTGAATTGCAAAATAAAAAAATAGAGAAAATAAAGCTTGTAGTGAGCGGAGCCGGTGCAGCGGCAGTATCCTGTATCAAACTATACCTTAAATTAGGCGTCAAAAAGGAAAACATGCTGGTATTCGATAAGGATGGCATTGTGAATGCTGACCGTACCGACCTTGATCCAATGCGTATGGAATTCGCGACACCAAGAAAAGACATCAGTACTTTAGCTGAAGCGATGAAAGGTGCAGATGTATTTTTGGGTCTTTCAGCAGCCAATGTAGTTTCGGTAGATATGGTACAGTCTATGGCCAAAAATCCGATCGTATTTGCATTAGCTAACCCTGATCCTGAAATTGCTTATGATCTTGCGATCAATAGCCGTAAAGATATCATTATGGCAACCGGACGTTCTGATTTCCCTAACCAGGTGAATAATGTATTGGGATTCCCGTATATCTTCCGTGGCGCCCTTGATGTACGTGCTACATCGATTAATGAAGAAATGAAGCTTGCTGCTGTGCGCGCAATTGCTGAACTGACTAAACTTCCTGTACCAGAAATTGTACATCTTGCCTACAAAGCTAAAAACCTGAAGTTCGGAAAAGACTATATCATTCCAAAACCTATTGATTCAAGATTGATTGGTATTGTTTCTACTGCTGTTGCCAAAGCGGCGATGGAATCTGGTGTTGCCCGTAAACACATTACAGACTGGAACGCTTACCAGGAAGAATTGCAAGTCAGATTAGGTGCTGATGATAAAATTCTTAGAAACCTTGCCAGCAAAGCAAAATCTGCCCCTAAACGTGTAGTATTTGCTGAAGCTGATAACTATAAAATATTAAAAGCTGCACAGATTGTTAAGGACGAAGGTATTGCAACTCCTATTCTGTTAGGAAATGTGGCTAAAATCCAGAAGATCATCCTGGAACACGGAATTGAATTCGGCGAAGTTGAAATCATCGACCCATGGCAGGGAACAGAGGAATCTGATCAGTTTGCAGATCACCTTTTCCAAAGACGTCAGAGACGCGGTATTACTTTATATGAAGCGAAGAAACTGGTACGTGACCGTAACTATTATGGTGCAAGTATGGTAGAATTCGGACAGGCTGATGCATTGATTTCTGGTTTGACTAAAAACTACAAATCGACTTTGAAACCTGCATTACAGGTTATCGGTACTAAACCCGGCGTTAAAAAAATCGCGGGTATGTATATGATGCTGACTAAAAAAGGGCCTGTATTTTTAGGAGATACCACTGTAAATCCTGATCCTACAGCACAGGATATGGTAGATATTACCGGAATGATCAACGAAACTATCAAAGAATTTAATGTCACACCACGTATCGCTTTACTATCTTACTCAAACTTCGGATCTAATACCGGTCCTGTTCCTGATAAGATGAGAATTGCGACTGCAATGCTGAAAGAAAAATATCCTGATATGATTGTTGACGGAGAAATGCAGGCTAACTTTGCGATGAACGCAGAATTGCTGCAAAGTAACTATCCGTTTTCCAGCTTAAAAGGAATTCCTGCAAACACTTTAATCTTTCCTAACCTGGAATCAGGAAACGTTGCCTACAAATTATTGCAGGAACTAGGAAATGTAGAAGCAGTAGGCCCTATTCTATTAGGGCTGAACAAACCAGTACACGTTTTACAAATGGACAGTTCTGTTAGAGAGATTGTAAATATGATTACAATTGCTGTAGTAGACGCACAATAA
- a CDS encoding DUF4268 domain-containing protein: MYSKDQVSKLKQAFWTAFGQYIAPQLSAEGMRINWINYKTGIKHLNFKLHADNKSAFIAIELSHPDTGVQELLFEQFKEFRNILKGYLNEDWEWEQQLLDENYKPVSRIYKTLPDVSIFKEEDWPEIISFLKPRLIALDEFWCDASHSFELFK; this comes from the coding sequence ATGTATTCTAAGGATCAGGTTTCAAAATTGAAACAGGCTTTCTGGACGGCTTTTGGCCAGTATATTGCCCCCCAGCTATCTGCTGAGGGAATGCGGATCAACTGGATAAATTATAAGACAGGAATTAAGCACCTGAATTTTAAATTGCACGCAGACAACAAGTCTGCGTTTATTGCAATTGAGCTTTCTCATCCCGATACAGGGGTTCAGGAACTCTTATTTGAACAATTTAAGGAATTCAGGAATATCCTGAAAGGTTATTTAAACGAGGATTGGGAGTGGGAACAGCAATTGCTGGATGAAAATTATAAGCCTGTAAGCAGGATTTATAAAACCTTACCTGACGTCAGTATCTTTAAGGAAGAAGACTGGCCTGAAATCATCTCTTTTCTTAAGCCAAGACTTATCGCACTTGATGAATTCTGGTGTGATGCTTCACACAGTTTTGAGCTGTTTAAATAA
- a CDS encoding Arc family DNA binding domain-containing protein, which translates to MSDKKSFALRIDSETMKAIEKWAADEFRSVNGQIEWMLNNSLKNAKRIKGVQKDNPEK; encoded by the coding sequence ATGTCAGATAAGAAATCATTTGCGTTAAGGATAGATTCAGAAACGATGAAGGCTATAGAGAAATGGGCTGCTGATGAATTTCGTAGTGTTAATGGTCAGATTGAGTGGATGCTGAATAATAGCCTTAAAAACGCAAAAAGAATAAAAGGGGTACAAAAAGATAACCCTGAAAAATAA
- a CDS encoding PfkB family carbohydrate kinase → MYDICCVGHITLDRVVTPTTEKHMAGGTSFYFSNAIRSMGINYGLVTAIAQSEMGFVLDLRTKGTDVIVFPSAKTVYFENIYAGNLDHRTQRVLQESDPFTVEQFKAVDAKIFHLGPLLSNDISVELIRELAGRSRVSLDVQGYLREVKGQSVCAVDWKDKKQALQYVHTVKADEAELEVLTGVVGIQEGVKILTDWGVQEVVITRASLGSVIYGDGVFYDIPAFRPVAEVDATGCGDTYMAGYLSQRVKGVGIQDAGEFGAAMASLKMESYGPFDGTEDDIIQLLATNRG, encoded by the coding sequence ATGTACGATATTTGTTGTGTAGGTCATATTACGCTAGACAGAGTGGTTACGCCAACTACTGAAAAACATATGGCGGGAGGAACATCATTTTATTTTTCTAATGCAATCCGCAGCATGGGGATTAACTATGGCCTGGTTACGGCGATAGCACAAAGTGAGATGGGTTTTGTATTGGATTTGCGTACAAAAGGTACAGATGTTATCGTTTTTCCGAGTGCAAAAACCGTTTATTTCGAGAATATCTACGCTGGAAATCTGGATCACCGGACGCAAAGGGTATTGCAGGAGTCTGATCCTTTTACTGTGGAGCAGTTTAAGGCTGTTGACGCTAAAATTTTCCATTTGGGGCCATTACTATCAAATGATATTTCTGTGGAGCTGATCAGAGAGTTAGCGGGCAGGAGCAGGGTTTCATTAGATGTTCAGGGATATTTGCGTGAAGTTAAGGGACAAAGTGTTTGTGCGGTGGATTGGAAGGATAAAAAGCAAGCGCTTCAGTATGTACATACGGTAAAGGCTGATGAAGCTGAACTGGAAGTATTGACGGGAGTTGTGGGGATTCAGGAGGGAGTGAAGATTTTAACGGACTGGGGTGTTCAGGAAGTTGTAATTACCAGGGCTAGTTTAGGTTCTGTGATTTATGGAGATGGTGTATTTTATGATATTCCTGCCTTCAGACCGGTAGCTGAAGTAGATGCGACAGGATGTGGCGATACTTATATGGCAGGTTATTTATCTCAAAGAGTAAAAGGTGTTGGTATACAGGATGCGGGTGAGTTCGGTGCTGCTATGGCCAGCTTAAAAATGGAATCTTACGGACCTTTTGATGGTACTGAGGATGACATCATTCAATTGTTAGCCACAAATAGGGGCTAA
- a CDS encoding mechanosensitive ion channel family protein: MNRIERYAEMFSEKVIGALPNFILAVVTLLAGIWLIKWFLGFIHRHFQRKTVDISLSEFLTSIIRVVLYVLLVISCASMIGIQTSSFVAVLASGGLAVGLALQGSLSNFAGGVLILLFKPFKVGHTISSANNVSGTVLKIDILYTTLQAGNGTTIYAPNGPLANAVINNTSDNELRQTEYKISISFDTNIDSARQVIMAVLESDPLVHQSPKPAVLVSSLEDNAVVLLVRAWVANGDFNSVYHANYQKIKEALEKNQIILSKKAEVYVMTNRVS, from the coding sequence ATGAATAGAATTGAAAGATATGCAGAAATGTTTTCTGAAAAGGTAATCGGCGCGCTGCCAAACTTTATTCTTGCTGTAGTTACTCTTTTGGCTGGTATATGGCTGATCAAATGGTTTCTCGGCTTTATCCACCGGCACTTTCAACGGAAAACTGTTGATATTTCTTTGAGTGAGTTTCTAACCAGTATTATCAGGGTTGTGCTCTATGTTTTACTGGTTATTTCCTGTGCTTCAATGATCGGAATACAAACGAGTTCTTTTGTTGCAGTACTGGCTTCAGGCGGTTTGGCTGTGGGGCTGGCATTACAAGGAAGTCTTTCTAATTTTGCAGGCGGGGTTCTGATTTTGCTTTTCAAGCCTTTCAAGGTTGGACATACGATCAGTTCTGCGAATAATGTCTCCGGAACAGTATTGAAGATTGATATTTTATATACGACTTTGCAAGCTGGTAATGGTACAACGATTTATGCACCTAATGGCCCGCTGGCAAATGCTGTAATCAATAATACATCCGATAATGAACTCCGCCAGACAGAATATAAAATAAGTATTTCATTTGATACGAATATTGATAGTGCACGCCAGGTGATAATGGCTGTGCTGGAGAGTGATCCGCTAGTTCATCAAAGTCCTAAGCCCGCAGTGCTGGTGTCTTCATTGGAGGATAATGCGGTAGTATTATTAGTGAGGGCATGGGTGGCAAATGGAGATTTTAATTCTGTTTATCATGCTAACTATCAAAAAATCAAAGAGGCTTTAGAAAAGAATCAAATTATTTTATCAAAAAAAGCTGAGGTATATGTGATGACAAATCGCGTATCTTAA
- a CDS encoding DUF6705 family protein, with product MKYTFYIILLFGIFNVNLTYAQNFPKSGDNFPNPRLKKFTGIWVSTQGIDTIKIQFNFENIKLPMNMTADALVGYILYKKGDQVIENTIKDAHLKYECGKSSMIIGVNDLEGNLTGWIRDGQTSQSFKYEFIPSSDLNTMTAVLQLSERIYVNEKPGKGYPNEMVFRRE from the coding sequence ATGAAATATACATTCTATATCATCTTATTATTTGGCATTTTTAATGTTAATCTAACATATGCACAAAATTTCCCTAAGTCCGGAGATAATTTCCCAAATCCCAGGTTGAAAAAATTTACAGGAATTTGGGTGTCTACACAAGGTATTGATACAATTAAAATACAATTTAATTTTGAAAACATTAAACTACCTATGAATATGACGGCTGATGCTTTAGTCGGATATATTTTATATAAAAAAGGAGATCAGGTGATAGAAAATACTATTAAGGATGCTCACCTTAAATATGAGTGTGGAAAAAGTTCTATGATTATTGGAGTGAATGATTTGGAAGGTAATTTAACCGGGTGGATTAGGGATGGGCAAACAAGCCAATCGTTCAAATATGAATTTATACCAAGTTCTGATTTAAATACGATGACTGCTGTACTTCAATTATCCGAACGAATTTATGTGAATGAAAAACCAGGCAAAGGTTACCCTAACGAGATGGTGTTTAGACGTGAATAA
- a CDS encoding SPFH domain-containing protein — protein MKVEKIVTPFNGYLVIFLLVITAGLLAYAVSDQQIMLIIACIPILIILAKGLIIVSPNSSKVLLLFGKYKGSIKQNGMFWINPLYTRFSYSLRARNFESEKIKVNDKMGNPILISVILVWRVKDTFKVAFEVDNYTTFIKIQTDSAVRKLAGSFPYDHFEDETATITLSTNFDDVNIALEKELAERLDIAGIEVIESRIGYLAYAPEIAHSMLRRQQASAVVAARHKIVEGAVGMVESALKLLADKKIIEFDDDRKATMVSNLMVVLCGDSETKPVINTGTLNQ, from the coding sequence ATGAAAGTAGAAAAGATCGTTACGCCCTTTAATGGTTATCTGGTTATCTTCCTTTTAGTCATTACTGCAGGCTTATTAGCTTATGCCGTAAGTGACCAGCAAATTATGCTGATTATCGCCTGCATCCCTATATTAATTATTTTGGCTAAGGGTTTGATTATTGTCAGCCCAAATAGCTCAAAGGTGCTGCTGCTGTTTGGAAAGTATAAAGGAAGTATCAAACAAAATGGGATGTTCTGGATCAATCCATTGTACACCAGGTTTAGTTATTCACTGCGTGCAAGAAACTTTGAAAGTGAAAAAATCAAAGTAAATGATAAAATGGGAAATCCGATCCTGATCAGCGTTATCCTGGTCTGGAGAGTAAAAGATACTTTTAAAGTCGCATTTGAGGTAGATAATTATACGACGTTTATCAAAATACAAACAGATTCAGCAGTAAGAAAACTTGCGGGTTCTTTTCCATATGATCATTTTGAAGACGAAACAGCTACAATTACGCTAAGTACCAACTTTGATGATGTAAATATTGCATTGGAAAAAGAATTAGCAGAAAGGCTGGATATTGCCGGGATAGAGGTTATAGAATCAAGAATCGGCTATCTGGCTTACGCTCCTGAGATTGCACACTCAATGCTGAGAAGACAGCAAGCTTCTGCTGTAGTGGCAGCGCGCCACAAGATTGTGGAAGGGGCCGTTGGAATGGTAGAAAGCGCACTTAAACTCCTGGCCGACAAGAAAATCATAGAGTTTGATGATGACAGAAAAGCAACTATGGTCAGTAATTTAATGGTTGTCCTTTGTGGTGATAGCGAGACAAAACCTGTGATCAATACCGGGACATTAAATCAATAA
- a CDS encoding acyl-CoA desaturase, translating into MAFLSIVLDPPAYGWADAKGNLSKPTTRQLLQEFFKRLNIFKSKKNWLPFMSWSKVVISIPFLYFFIFEYFSWSLLIVAFLYSMIIMGTHGTIWHHRFCTHNAYAFKNRFWRFFTQNLTISMIPEEIYVVSHHVHHAKSDMPGDPYNASGGFLYCFLADVNHQPIAKDLCERDYHRAARLMKHTGIQPNTYAQYLKWGSIANPARTVLAWALNWGFWYGVLFLIGGHGLACTVFGAAGIWAVGVRTFNYEGHGKGKDMRRDNYDFSREDMSINQLWPGIVAGEWHNNHHLYPKSARTGFLPHQVDIAWYYIRFMYAIGTVKSFRDSKTDFLDTHYNKVALIEDEQTLRLQEKKMLILQKNKG; encoded by the coding sequence ATGGCATTTTTGAGTATAGTATTGGATCCGCCAGCTTATGGATGGGCCGATGCTAAGGGTAATTTATCGAAGCCGACGACTCGTCAGTTGTTGCAGGAATTTTTTAAACGTCTGAATATTTTTAAAAGTAAGAAAAACTGGCTTCCATTTATGAGCTGGTCAAAGGTTGTCATTTCTATACCTTTTCTTTACTTTTTTATCTTCGAATATTTTAGCTGGAGCTTATTAATCGTTGCCTTCTTATATAGTATGATTATCATGGGTACGCATGGTACGATATGGCATCACCGGTTTTGTACGCACAATGCTTATGCTTTTAAAAACAGATTCTGGCGCTTTTTTACGCAGAACCTGACTATATCTATGATCCCGGAAGAAATCTACGTGGTTTCACATCATGTGCATCATGCGAAGTCTGATATGCCTGGTGATCCTTATAATGCTTCCGGCGGATTTTTATACTGCTTTTTAGCGGATGTGAATCATCAGCCGATAGCGAAAGATTTGTGCGAAAGAGATTATCACCGCGCGGCAAGATTAATGAAGCATACGGGTATTCAGCCAAATACATATGCTCAATATTTGAAATGGGGCTCTATAGCTAATCCGGCAAGAACAGTTCTTGCCTGGGCTTTAAACTGGGGTTTCTGGTATGGAGTATTATTTTTAATTGGTGGTCATGGATTAGCTTGTACTGTTTTTGGTGCTGCAGGGATCTGGGCAGTAGGCGTTAGAACTTTCAATTATGAAGGACATGGCAAAGGAAAAGACATGCGCAGAGATAATTATGATTTCTCACGCGAGGATATGTCTATTAACCAGCTTTGGCCGGGAATAGTTGCCGGAGAATGGCATAATAATCACCATTTATATCCAAAGAGTGCAAGAACGGGATTTTTACCTCACCAGGTAGATATTGCCTGGTATTACATTCGTTTTATGTATGCGATCGGAACTGTTAAATCTTTCAGAGATTCCAAGACGGACTTTTTAGATACGCATTACAATAAAGTAGCGCTGATTGAAGATGAACAGACTCTTCGTTTACAGGAAAAAAAGATGTTAATCCTGCAAAAAAATAAAGGATAA